The Festucalex cinctus isolate MCC-2025b chromosome 10, RoL_Fcin_1.0, whole genome shotgun sequence region AGCTTCAAAATTGGCCTCAGAAAGTAATTTCTCATTTTGGTACTCAAAAAGACATTATTGTAGTTTCCAACATTAGTTTTACTGTTAGCTGTTAGCTTCTAACATAGCCAATATTGAGACCAATATTAGTTTCTTTACACTCGTTTCCACAGCTTAGTTTCAAAATTAGCGTCAACATTAGCCTCCAATGTTCACCACCCTCCTTTCTCACAATTCTTGCCTGGTTATTTAATTACTTACCCTATTAGTTCTTGTAAAGCGTCCTTGGATACcttgaaaagcgctatataaatctaAGCTCTTATTATTAtggaaaatgtacattttaaagtGCTCCCCTGTTCTTCTTAATCCTACCTCAGTAGGCCCTGATAGTGATTCCCTTGTTCTGCCATTAGACACACACTTAAGTGGAGTGTCTTAAAATACAATGCTCCTCACTGGGAGCACATTATTTGACCAGCAGCATCATAAACATGTGACTGAGGAGAGGAGTTGAAGCGTGCAAGAGGTGATACAAAAGGACACCGTTGCCAGCCTTCTATGCCTTAAGCTAGTGCGTGTCAAATTGGCGTCTATGAGCTGTAGTTTAGGGGTCTgtgaaataatttgcataaattaTGTTGAATCACGTAATATGTGCCATATGAGAACCTGGGtggcaataaaacacaaaacaattacTGCTTAGCTTAGCTTTGGGCCAGTTCCAATCTCTGATATGTTTGTGATGTGTCATCACATAAATTTGCTGTCActacatgacatgacatgaaaaaaagtgttgtttttaattaaagaacggGTCTTATTATTATAGAAATCAGACTTTTgaagctgttgttgtttttaataagtGTGTACTTATACACGAATGTTGTAATTTTTAAATTCACTTGTGATCTTTGACTGTCTTCACCTGTTAAATTTAAGACTTTAATGGTTACAATATTAGACTTGAGACTTTTAttaggaaaaatacatttttgtctttgttatgatgtatttttttcttggaaaaagTATAACTTTGTcctcattacttttttttttcctctcgaaAGTATGAATTTGTGATCATAACCTCaggaatttttttcccactaaaatTAGCAAGTGTTTCCTTACCTCCTTATGAACTGACGTACTCGCACTTTTTTGAGAACCTATTCGTCGTTTCTTAAATCACCTCCAACTATTCGCTGGTTTTGTGTTCTTTCTAAAAATGTTCTAAGATGACACAAGATGATAAGGCTCGGCTACAGCAAGGCTCTGTCCCAATCCTCCGTTAATAGTAAGTGATTACTGTGCAAAAGGTTGAATTTGCGTTAGGATTAGAAGTGGGTCCTTGGAAAATGTTCTCCCCTAAGGGGGTCCCCAGAgccaaaaagtttgagaaatCCTGCCTTAAGCACTTACCGGCTTCACACATATAAGCAGCATTAACATTGACTTTTCCCATCAACAATGTCCCATGGGTTTCTCATGCTGTCTTCATGTAGTGCACACATTGGGGTAACGGTGTGatcagtatgccgctatctggGATTAAACTGCACCACAATCGCATCATCTTAATGAGCTGACGTGACAACAAGCAACATGGAGACCTTGGAGTGTTTTTGGAATACTTTTAGAGATAATAGCCCCTTTACATGCTGGCTATTTTAGATGGATTTTAGCCTGTTTGTGTGTCAATTTGCCAACTTGGCACAAAGACTGACACTTCAGATATGATACTGCTCCTGCCCAGGCCCAGGGGTTTTCATGATACGGCCCGGGGGGCATTTAAGGCCCACTGTGGGTTTTTTATTGGCTTGACACATATTTTAAACGTTTGAATGCTACACGcaaaaagtttacattttgagAAACAGCACCCAATTTTTTtctaagataaaaaataaaatatcacaaaATCAACAAGGAACATTAAGTaatattaaataatttttttcttgttttttgttttgttttgttatagtTAATGTATGCTTAAAACTAAACCAAATTGATCATGACACTACGTTACTGTCCGAGTATGCACTTTTATTACCACttaacggtaaaaaaaaaaaaatagttacatGAAAAATTGTCACACTTTTTGAGTGTGAATGATATAGACtaactattttttaaatggaaaaactatttttaaaatttcaagatatgcaattttttaactacaatttTGCTTTAGATAGGTCCACTGTGATTGCGTGCTATCTtattcatgtcttttttttttttctttcttctttttttttttttttaaccctattGCTTTCCAATTTACGTTttgtttcgggggggggggggtttccacGAGAAGAAAGTCATGGCAATTATGAAGAACAATGATTATTTgtggattttcactatttgcagTCAGGCCCGGTTCCTATCCTAATAACTTTATACTAGTAAAACAAAGTGATTTTGGTTAAAGAGTATTTCCTAAACACAAGGTGAAATGACCCATTTTTAAACCCTATTTTTACTGTACCCTCAGTGGAAAGAAGTCGAATATTCCAGACCGTCGTcttttacatactgtatatctaAGCCGTTTTACCAACACATGGTTCTGCGTGTAAGGTACTGATGCAGCATCGGAAGGTTTTAAATCAGGTCGCAAATTGTCAGTCTTGCGAGGTAGTATCCAGGCGTAACAGGGGCGCAGTGTCTCAGCGATGGGAGGTATAACACCCAAGACTCACAAGCCACGCCCCTTTGCATTGAAATCAAACATTGAAGTATCTCAGTACAGCAAAGGACACAAGTGGTGCGAGCGTGCACTTGAGTTCAGTCTGTGAATTCTGTCTTAGCCCCTCACTGGCCACCAAGAAAGTCTCCCTTGCAGTCCTTCAAATAGACACTGTACCAAACCTTTTTCTGCAATGTAAATCTTTCAAGACAGTTCCTTCATCCCATACTCACCTTGGAACTTGAAGCTCTCGATCTGTACCCAAAGGCAGAGGTCCTCCGTGTCGCAGTCGCACCTCCACGGATTGCCGCCGAGTCCCAGAGACCTGAGGGCCGGCAGTCCGATCAGACCGCTGACGTTGAAGGCGGTCAGGTTGTTCCGGCTCACGTCCAGGACCTGCAGGGCCACGTTCTCGGCGAAGGCGTCGGCGTGGATCTCCCCGAGACCCGGGTTGTCCGTCAGCCGCAGCATGACCAGGGACGGCAGAGGCCCGAAAGTCCGCTCATCGATCTGCAGCAGGGCGTTGAAGGACAGGTCCAGGTAGGCCAGCTTGCGCAGGTTCCCGAAGGTGGACTCTGAGATCTCCGTGAGGGAGTTGTTGCTGCAGTCCAGGTAGACCAGGTCGGACAGGTAGTTGAGCTGCAAGGCCGGCAGGTCCCCGATGCGGTTGTTGGAGATGATGAGTTGCCGGGTGGCCAAGGGAAGATCGGCCGGGAACCGGGTCAACTCCCGCCCGGCGCACTGGACCACCAGCTGGTCGTCACACACGCACCTAAGATTCAACAAGTCTGTCAAGTGTTCATGTCgacaacttcacaaaattctaccaaacaagTCTAATAAAACATGCAAGCCTCCACACACCTGTCGGGGCATCCGGCCGTCAGAGCCGGCGAGGGGGCCGCCCCCATCACGAAGACCAAAAGGGACAGGAGCCGCAGGGAGTGGGCGCCGGGCTGGCGGGGGACACGCATGACGGGGGCCGGAGCCCGGAGCGTCACGGCGCGGGGACGCCGCCCCTGGTCATCCTGGGATCCGAGCTCTCGGGATCCAGCCTCTCGTACGTAGTCAGTCCCGGACGGGCGAGCTTAGCGGACTTTGCCCCACCGATCCACTGAATCACCCCTGTGGTGACTCATGCTGGTGAGTTAGTTGTCCCCGGCTGAGTGCATGACGGGAGCGTCGGTTCCCGGGCCAAAGGGTTGACCCGCGCATACTCCCCCAATCCGGGTTGAGCCGTCTCTCCGGTAGAGGACGGAGGCTGCGCGACGCGTCCTTCCCGCTGCTCGGCTCGGTGCGCTACTGATGCTCCCGAGCGCTGAGCTGCCTTTCTGCTGAGCGCCTTAGCACGTGACCaccagtgcgtgtgtgtgtgtgaagggaTAATTGCGGGGCTGACGTAATCAGGTGTTCATGCACGCACGAGACGTCTAACCTCAAATGAAACATGACTCTTTCCCTCTCTCTGTCTCACACATACACTCATGAAGGTGCTGTAATGCCAtcgcatgtgggcaaggagagccacagtcgaCAATGTGTTTTCAGACGTTTATTGAACGGGAGAggtaattaaatacaaaacgaGGAGCTGCTGGAGTCCACAACTCAGGCCCAAAATGCTCACACACTGACGAAGCTAAAATTGGGAATCTATCCTATTCACCTATTTCTAGTCAGGACTCAGGCAGAAGAATTAATTTTGGAGTTGGAGACTTGTGTTCAGACACATGCACATATAGAGAAACCTTATTTTTTCATTCCACTTCTCCTGATTCTAGTCAGTACTCGGAAGCAGCGTTTTTGGATGAGTTAGATACTTTTTTCCCAGAGACTTGCTTAAGGTAGCTGTCCAAACTTTTCTGGGTTTCCCATCCTGTTTGTTCACTACAAAGGATCGTGAAAGTTTTCACTTCTTAGTTCTAGTCAGCACTTGGGCTTCAGCATTTTAGACCAGCTGGAAACATGCCTTCAAAGATTTGCTTGATGTAAAGAAGAACATTTTGTAGGACACTCGTGTTTCTTTTCCAAAGTTGAACACTCGGGCAGATATAAAGAATAAGCAAATATTGTAGGACactcttgtttgtttttcaaaacatGTTGTGAATATCTCCACATCTAGTTCTAGTCGGGActtgagcagcagcattttggaccggATGGAGTCTTGCCTGTGGTATAGAATGTGCtaattttgtcatgtttgttcTACAAAAGTGATTGTTAATCTTCCCACATCTAGTGGTTCTAGTCATGGCTTGGGCAGCAGCCTTTTAGATCGTTTGGAGACGTTTCTTCAGAGAGTTATTTGAGGTAGATATATAAATTTGATGGGAAATTTTCTACAAAAATTCAGAAGCAGCATTTGGGGAAagtatggtcatttttttttgtgtacatatATGCTcaatcattttaaaattgaatcaCCAGTGTGGAAAACGAATACATCTTTTAATCATGTTATTCCTAGCTAGAGTATATTCCATTTTGTATTTGCATGACTGTGTAATTTTCATTCTGATTTTTCCGTCTCAATCATCGCTGGGCCCCAAAGCGGCGGTAGCAGCGCCCGTCTGAATAACAAACACAGATAGAACAGACCTCGTCTCATATGCTCCACTGACTAATTCCTCCCCTTCTGTGCCCCCACCCAGCGGCGTGTTGACTTCATTATGCATATTCACGTCGAACTGCAGCCGCCGgtttattcattaattttatatttttaattgcgGGACTAAGCAGAACATTGGACTCAGTTTGATCTTGATTGCTTATTTAAATATTATCCATGTAGTTTAATTTTTCCCCATGGGAAATTACATTGAGATGTTTTTTGTACTCGCTGTTACAagtaataataaacaattatGTATGTTTGGACATTTATGTTTGATTGTAGTATCAGTGTGATGGCACTGTTGATATCAGACAGTAATGGTGAagcagcagcatgtggctcatggCCTAGTTGTAAACAATTTTGATGACTCATGTTTAGTATCACTTCCcatcaaagtaaaaacaaaaacaactttttgtgCTTCCGCATGGATCTCTACAGGTTTTTATTATGTGTCTCACATCCCAAGAGCGAAAATGAGTATTTATAGTGACATTAAGCTCACTTGTGTGTGAAAGAGtccatgaaaatgaaaatgtgtggcGTACATTTCCCGCCCTGGTAATTATGTGACGGCCGCAGCCATTCATCAGCATTAGGTCGCTTCATTAGCTAAAATGACAGAGTGGTCACCTTTGTGACAccccagaaagaaaaaaaataaatgcttggAGAGCGTGACCAGTGCAGACGAATGACCAGTAATCATATTTTTAATTGCCTCAATGGATTTTTCAGCTCAACtgttattaacaataataactgTCCAATTGTCTTAGTTTTAATCAATACTCgggcagcagcattttgggaAAGTTGGGGTTGAGTTGATTTATGTGCAAAATTAGTGGGAGAGCAATCATGGCCCATCATCTGTTCTTCAAAAAGAATTGTGAACCCTTACATTTATTCAGTACTTGGGCAGCAGCATTTTCGACCAGTTGGAGAGATTTTTATCGAGACTCATTTGATGTAAACGTGGTTCTAGTCAGCACTCAGTTGGAAGCACTTTGGACCAGTTGAAGAGACTTCATAGAGACTTGCTTGAGGTGAACTGTGTTCGAATTTAAATAGACTTCAAAGTTTTGCTTTCCAAATAGTATTGTAACTCTTTACAATACTCCTAGTTCTAGTCAGCACTCAGTCTGAAGCATTTTGGACCAGTTGAAGAGACTTCGTAGAGACTTGCTTGAGGTGAACAATGTTCAAATTTGTATCGAGACgtcaaagttttgtttttcaaacaggatTGTGACTCATTTCAATCATTGTAGTTCTAGTCAACACTCGGTCAGAAGCAGTTTGGACCAGTTGGGGGATGCTGTTTTGAGACTTGCTTTTGATTTAGTTGGAGACTCATGATGTTTTTTTAACTCCTCATAGGATTGTGAATCTATTCACTTCTCTTTGTTCTAGTCAGTACTAAattagcagcattttggaccattaatttatttatgtagtgaTTACAGGCATTTTTCACCAGTGTTAAGTCTTCTGTATTAAATATCGAAATTCCcattggaaaaaaagaacaagtcCCCAACAATGCATGTGACTTGATTCTTGGGATCAACAAGTGCAGACCCACACGTACATTCTGACTTTTCACGTCTTGTTTTAATGCATGTCGGTGTCCTCATGCGTGGAGCTATAACTCTTTCCTCTCGTTATAATAGCTCAACGCGACCATCTTGCCTCTCTGTACTTTTCCTTCAGGTTATTGGGCTCCTTTATTCCCATCCAGAACacgtccacctccaccacgcTACAAGTAATGTAATTGAAGTAAAGAGCAAGATCATCCCTCAGTTACAGTGATTAGGTTTATAGCTTttggcatgtgtgtgtgcgtgtgtgcatgtgtgactgTCCAAAGTTGCCGGTTGCCACATTATCCAATTCAGGAGTTAACTGAATTGACCTTATCTGTGTGGACAAAAGTAATGTGAAACCTGGCATTTTCTTACActcttcctttttcttctt contains the following coding sequences:
- the lrrc52 gene encoding leucine-rich repeat-containing protein 52 isoform X2; this encodes MRVPRQPGAHSLRLLSLLVFVMGAAPSPALTAGCPDRCVCDDQLVVQCAGRELTRFPADLPLATRQLIISNNRIGDLPALQLNYLSDLVYLDCSNNSLTEISESTFGNLRKLAYLDLSFNALLQIDERTFGPLPSLVMLRLTDNPGLGEIHADAFAENVALQVLDVSRNNLTAFNVSGLIGLPALRSLGLGGNPWRCDCDTEDLCLWVQIESFKFQDEGQTVCHSPAELAGRRLAEVGLQLRADCHQGLGYWDYLFFVAIGFVIFSAGTVSAWVMGVLMVLYERYSKRKSEELDSDDGDARGGKQGNGDLGKPGMQV
- the lrrc52 gene encoding uncharacterized protein lrrc52 isoform X1 — protein: MRVPRQPGAHSLRLLSLLVFVMGAAPSPALTAGCPDRCVCDDQLVVQCAGRELTRFPADLPLATRQLIISNNRIGDLPALQLNYLSDLVYLDCSNNSLTEISESTFGNLRKLAYLDLSFNALLQIDERTFGPLPSLVMLRLTDNPGLGEIHADAFAENVALQVSGTRRQSVEVRLRHGGPLPLGTDRELQVPRRGPNGVPQPGRAGGSAAGRGGLAAAGGLPPGPGLLGLPLLRGHRLRHLLGGHGVGVGDGRAHGAVRALQQTQERGAGQRRRGRQGGQAGKRRPRQAWHAGLMPLMTPRPKTPSADFGCVWNHLLATI